The genome window GTTCAGGACCATACCCATGCTGCGAATCGCTGTCGCCAGTTGACACGAATTACGAAGCGGGTTAGCATCGTCATCTAACCAACGGCTCGATCGCGATGGCCCCACGGATGCTTTGATACCCGGCTAGCTCGACTGGACGCCATGAACCGGGTGGAGCGAATGGCGTAACCGACCGTGAACATGCACACGCATGTCGCGGTCGTTTTGTTTCAGAAACTCTTGCAGAAAGGGGTGATGCCAAAACTCGCCTGCCATCCCATCGTCTTCGTGATCATCACGCATGGAAGTGCGCACGAAGACCAGGCGCCAGACCAAACGCTGCCAGTACGTTTTGCGTATTTGTGACCGCTGTTCCACACCACGGGTCAAGGAGAATCCATCATGAAATTGACAGTTTCCCGGCTGCTGATTGCCATCGCCATCACCGGCGTCCTAAGCATCAGCGGCGTGCAGGCGGCAAACACCCATCCGACCAAACAGGTCATCAGCAATCCGTTCCACGAATACTCCGGCATTCCCGGCCTCAAATTGGGCTATGGCGACGTGCTGGCACAGTGTCAGGCGTATGACAACACGAACAACGCCAACCCGTATCTGCCGTTCGTGAGCAACGTCAATGTGATTGTGAACGACAATTACAACGTCGGCGCGGGTGTCAACCAGGGCTGCCGCGCGCCGCAGAACGAGACGACCATCGCCGTCAACCCGGCCAACCCCAACAACCTGGTGGCCGGCGCCAATGACTACCGCGACTGTTGTGTGGTTTCCGGCACATCCCTGCGCAACGACGGCAGCGGCTGGGTGTATGTCTCCACGGACGGCGGCCTGACCTGGGCCAACAAGAAACTGCCCGGCCTCGGATCAACCGGCGATCCGCGCGGCGTGTTTAAGAAACTCACGTCGGTCGGCGATCCGACCATCGCCTTTGGTGCCAACAATACCGTGTACTACGCCAACATCGGGTTCAACCGCGTTGACGAGTCGGATGGCATCTTCGTCAGCGTGTCGCACAATGGCGGCACGGACTGGGATTATCCGGTGCTCGTCGCCAACAGCGGCGGCGCGACGTTCTTCAACGACAAGCTGTGGGTCGGCGCCGATCCGAACAGCGGCAAAGTCACCATCAGTTGGACGCGTTTCAAGGACAATCCGCAGTACGGCTACGTCGAGTCTCCGATCGTCGCCGCCACGTCCAGCAACTACGGCGCAAGCTGGTCGAACTGGGTGGATGTCAGCGGGCCGCACAAGTACAATCAGGGCTCCGTGCCGGTCTACGGCAACGACGGCAACATCTACGTCTCGTTCGAGAGCGCCGTGGCAGCCAACGGCTATCTGGACTACAATGTCGTGGCCAAGTCGACTAACGGCGGCCAGAGCTTCAGCCAGACCGTCGTGAGCCGCAATGTGGACGAGAACTTCCCGATCTTCGGCGGGCGCGGCGTCCTGACCGGGCTGCACTTCCGCACCAATACGTTCGCCGCCCTGACCGTGGACCGCGTGACCGGCAAGTTGTGGATGGCCTGGGCCGACAACCGGAACGGCGATGCGACGATGTTCTGTGATCCGGCCTACGGCGGCTCCGGATGCGCGCCGACCAGCGCGCAGGTGTTCATCCAGTCGTCGACTGACGGCGTCACTTGGACGGCGCCCCAGCAGCTCACGTCCACGGCGCAGGACAAGATCTACCCCTGGGTCGCGGCCAATGCCGGCAACGTGATCGTCTCGTATTACAGCCGCGAGTGGGCGCCGGCCGGCGAGATCGACTTCGCCTACGTCAAATCCGCCAACGGCGGCACGACGTGGTCGGCTTCGACCCGCATCACCGAGCAGTCGTCTGACCCGAGCATTCAGTTTGCGTCAGGCGCGTTTATTGGCGACTATACGGGCGTGGCTATTGGTTCCGACAACGTGGCCCACCCGATTTGGACTGACTTTCGCGGCAAGCCTGGTGTGACATCGCCCAATCAGGACGCGGTCACCAAGCGCATCGCGCTGCCGTAAGGCGCGGCACGCCGCGCACACTCGTAACGCACAACGCCCCGGCGGGAAAACCCGCTGGGGCGTTGCTGTTTCAGCCTTGAATGGCGGTTACGCCGGCTTGCGTCCGGTCACGCGCGCGCTGTAGATGCGCGGCATGCCGTCGGTGGTGCGCACCATCTCATCGGCGGAGACCTTGTCCGCGATCTGCACGTCGACGAAGCCGGCCTCGCGCATTAGGCGCGTGTAGTCAGCGCCGTCAATCGCGCCGGTCACACACTCGGCCCAGCGGTCGGCCTGCGCGCGTAGCTCCGGGCTGAACTCACCTTCGGTGACGATGTCGCTGACGGCGACGCGCCCGCCCGGCTTCAGCACGCGGAACGCCTCGGCGAACACGGCCGCCTTGTCGGGCGACAGGTTGATGACGCAGTTAGACATGATGACGTCTACCGTGTTGTCCGCGACCGGCAGCGCCTCGATCTGCCCCTGCCGGAACTCGACGTTGCGCGCGTTCATCTTGATCTTGTTCGCGTTGGCGCGCAGCAACATGTCGGGCGTCATGTCCACGCCGATGACGTGGCCGCTCGCGCCGACCTGCTTCGCGGCCATGAAACAGTCGATCCCGCCGCCGCTGCCGAGGTCGAGCACCGTCTCGCCCGCCTTCAAACCCGCGATGGTGACCGGGTCGCCGCAGCCGTGTGAGAGCGACGTCACATCGACCGGCAAGCCGTCGAGCAGCGCCACGTCATAGAGCGCCGCGCCAGGGCCGGCGCCGTCGCCACAGCACGACACGGCTGACGGGTCGCTGCTGCAGCATGACGTGGCCGCCGGAGCGGTCTGGCGTGCGATCGCGCCGTAGTGTTCGCGGACCGCTTCGTGGATAGGGTTTTGACTCATGGAATCCTCCATACATTGATAGATTTCGATACATCGCGGTAAAAAAAACGACCGCGCTACTCGATGTCTTTGATAAGCACCGTGTCGGCAAAATCCGGCGCGAACGAACGCACCAACGTGCCGCAACAGACGGTCAACTGCGCCTGGTCGAGCGTATAGAACCGTTGGCGGCCGTCCTGCCGCACCTTAACGAGGCCGGCCTCCTCCAGCTTCTTGAGGTGATGGCTGACCGTCGGCTGATTGACCTTGCCGTTTAGCCGCTCGACAATATCGCCGACGTTCAACCAGACACAGCAGAGGAGTTGCATGATCTCCTGCCGCGTGTCGTCGGCGATTGCTTTGGCGAAGGCGACTGATCCAACATTCATGTTACTATTATATCGATAATCGTCGATTTGTCAAGAGGGACAACGGACAAAAGAACGGACAAACGGACGAATGCGCACGGCGGCAGAACAGCGAGCGACCGAGCGTGAGTGATGCGGCGAGCGTATGCCCTTCTGCGATCAGCATCTTGCAGTCCGGCAGCGGCGTGGCGAGGATCGATTGGATGCGGTGGTGGAAGGTATCAGCAGTCAGGGAGACGCTTTTTTGTCGTGCTGAGCGCGAAGGCATGGCTGCGATTGACGGGCTCACGTCGCGCGCGAAGCATCTGAACTGCACGAATTGAGATGCTTCGCGCGCGTAGCCAGTTTCATGCCAGCGGCGCGGCCTCCGCGCTCTGCATGACCAGCAGGGTTTGTACGCGAACAACTCGACCGAATCAGCATTGCGGACCAGACGGCCTCTATCGCGTTGGGCGAGAAACGCCAGATTCCGATGCCGCTGTCA of Chloroflexota bacterium contains these proteins:
- the arsM gene encoding arsenite methyltransferase, coding for MSQNPIHEAVREHYGAIARQTAPAATSCCSSDPSAVSCCGDGAGPGAALYDVALLDGLPVDVTSLSHGCGDPVTIAGLKAGETVLDLGSGGGIDCFMAAKQVGASGHVIGVDMTPDMLLRANANKIKMNARNVEFRQGQIEALPVADNTVDVIMSNCVINLSPDKAAVFAEAFRVLKPGGRVAVSDIVTEGEFSPELRAQADRWAECVTGAIDGADYTRLMREAGFVDVQIADKVSADEMVRTTDGMPRIYSARVTGRKPA
- a CDS encoding winged helix-turn-helix transcriptional regulator, which produces MNVGSVAFAKAIADDTRQEIMQLLCCVWLNVGDIVERLNGKVNQPTVSHHLKKLEEAGLVKVRQDGRQRFYTLDQAQLTVCCGTLVRSFAPDFADTVLIKDIE
- a CDS encoding exo-alpha-sialidase codes for the protein MKLTVSRLLIAIAITGVLSISGVQAANTHPTKQVISNPFHEYSGIPGLKLGYGDVLAQCQAYDNTNNANPYLPFVSNVNVIVNDNYNVGAGVNQGCRAPQNETTIAVNPANPNNLVAGANDYRDCCVVSGTSLRNDGSGWVYVSTDGGLTWANKKLPGLGSTGDPRGVFKKLTSVGDPTIAFGANNTVYYANIGFNRVDESDGIFVSVSHNGGTDWDYPVLVANSGGATFFNDKLWVGADPNSGKVTISWTRFKDNPQYGYVESPIVAATSSNYGASWSNWVDVSGPHKYNQGSVPVYGNDGNIYVSFESAVAANGYLDYNVVAKSTNGGQSFSQTVVSRNVDENFPIFGGRGVLTGLHFRTNTFAALTVDRVTGKLWMAWADNRNGDATMFCDPAYGGSGCAPTSAQVFIQSSTDGVTWTAPQQLTSTAQDKIYPWVAANAGNVIVSYYSREWAPAGEIDFAYVKSANGGTTWSASTRITEQSSDPSIQFASGAFIGDYTGVAIGSDNVAHPIWTDFRGKPGVTSPNQDAVTKRIALP